A DNA window from Bdellovibrio sp. BCCA contains the following coding sequences:
- the mnmH gene encoding tRNA 2-selenouridine(34) synthase MnmH: MKNIKPEHLKDLFIHDVPLIDVRAPVEFVQGSLPGSVNLPILNDIERARIGTTYKEQGQEAAVKLGYELISGSVKEERLEKWKSFIAQNPNAVIYCFRGGKRSQITQQWLKDAGVERPLIVGGYKASRQFLIDTIERFSKHQELLALCGPTGSGKTEFLKKADAFYPTIDLEFFAQHRGSAFGALDRAQPTQINFENLLAVRFLKLEDKGLGNLRPIVEDESRLIGKVYQPTSFFDRLRASQVIWLDEPFETRLENIYKDYVLMTAIGQHMGQAPRCLEEQQILTSQALKVFEKYKISLHAISKKLGGLRTQEVLADLENAEQDYLNKNEVESNKIWIEKLLKYYYDPLYLSSLERRQVSPIFKGSAEEALQFLKNLKP, encoded by the coding sequence ATGAAGAATATTAAACCGGAACATCTTAAAGATTTATTTATTCATGATGTGCCACTGATTGATGTGCGCGCTCCGGTGGAATTTGTCCAAGGAAGCCTTCCTGGATCTGTGAATCTTCCCATTCTTAATGACATTGAACGCGCCCGTATTGGCACGACCTACAAAGAGCAGGGGCAAGAAGCCGCCGTGAAGCTTGGCTATGAATTGATCTCTGGCTCCGTCAAAGAAGAACGCCTTGAAAAATGGAAAAGTTTTATCGCGCAAAATCCGAATGCGGTGATTTATTGTTTTCGCGGTGGAAAAAGATCGCAGATCACTCAGCAATGGTTGAAAGATGCGGGTGTTGAACGGCCGTTGATTGTTGGCGGTTACAAAGCCAGTCGTCAATTTTTGATAGATACGATCGAACGGTTTTCAAAACATCAAGAACTGCTGGCTCTGTGCGGGCCGACGGGAAGTGGAAAGACCGAGTTCCTAAAAAAAGCTGATGCTTTTTACCCTACGATAGATTTGGAATTCTTCGCGCAACACCGTGGTTCGGCTTTTGGGGCTTTGGATAGGGCGCAACCGACCCAAATTAATTTTGAAAATCTGTTGGCTGTGCGATTTCTTAAGCTTGAGGACAAGGGGCTTGGAAATTTAAGACCCATCGTCGAAGATGAAAGTCGTTTAATCGGAAAGGTTTATCAGCCTACAAGTTTCTTTGATCGTTTGCGTGCTTCACAAGTCATCTGGTTGGATGAGCCTTTTGAGACTCGGCTCGAGAATATTTATAAAGATTACGTCCTAATGACCGCGATTGGTCAGCACATGGGACAGGCTCCGCGTTGCTTAGAAGAACAGCAGATTCTGACGTCTCAAGCTCTCAAGGTTTTTGAAAAATACAAAATTTCTTTGCACGCTATTTCTAAGAAGCTTGGGGGATTGCGGACTCAAGAAGTCTTGGCGGATTTGGAAAATGCCGAGCAGGATTATTTGAATAAAAATGAAGTCGAGTCGAACAAGATCTGGATCGAGAAACTTCTAAAATATTACTATGACCCACTTTATCTTTCCTCTTTGGAGCGCCGACAGGTAAGCCCGATCTTCAAAGGTTCCGCTGAAGAAGCTTTGCAGTTCCTTAAAAATCTGAAACCCTGA
- the pdxH gene encoding pyridoxamine 5'-phosphate oxidase — translation MIDFSKDPFEHFDRLLKEAIAKQVPEANAMSVATVDEEGVPSVRIVYLKDVSKGGFVFYGNYKSHKGQDIAINENVCLNFHWPVLWQQIRITGKAEKISSEESDAYFATRARLSQIGAWASHQSEIIPDRDWLVRRVAEYEKQFDGQVVPRPPHWGGWRVIPTEIEFWFGLNGRLHERYVYQRDGKVWKTFMRSP, via the coding sequence ATGATCGATTTTAGCAAAGACCCTTTTGAGCATTTCGATCGCCTTCTTAAAGAGGCGATCGCAAAGCAAGTCCCTGAGGCCAATGCGATGTCAGTGGCGACAGTGGATGAAGAGGGTGTGCCCTCCGTGCGAATCGTCTATCTAAAAGACGTTTCCAAGGGGGGCTTTGTTTTTTATGGCAACTACAAAAGTCATAAAGGCCAAGACATCGCTATCAATGAAAATGTCTGTTTGAATTTCCACTGGCCCGTTTTGTGGCAACAAATCCGCATCACCGGAAAAGCTGAAAAGATCTCTTCCGAAGAAAGTGACGCGTACTTTGCAACTCGCGCACGCTTAAGTCAGATCGGAGCTTGGGCTTCTCATCAAAGTGAGATTATTCCCGATCGTGATTGGTTGGTTCGTCGTGTGGCTGAATACGAAAAACAATTCGACGGACAAGTCGTTCCTCGTCCTCCGCACTGGGGCGGATGGAGAGTCATCCCAACAGAAATTGAATTCTGGTTCGGTCTTAACGGTCGACTCCACGAGCGTTACGTCTATCAAAGAGACGGCAAAGTGTGGAAGACCTTCATGAGAAGCCCTTAA
- a CDS encoding DUF3303 family protein, with amino-acid sequence MHFLAKITIPTEGGNKFVSSKNFNERMDDLMSGLKPEAAYFCVADGHRTIFALVNLDSAADIPRAIEPFWLAMGANVDLIPAMTQAEFGKAMPGLKQSVEKYGKSMTT; translated from the coding sequence ATGCACTTTTTAGCGAAGATCACTATCCCTACTGAAGGCGGCAATAAGTTTGTCTCTAGCAAAAACTTTAATGAACGCATGGATGATTTGATGTCGGGTCTCAAGCCTGAGGCTGCGTATTTTTGTGTGGCGGATGGTCATCGCACCATTTTTGCGTTAGTGAACTTGGATTCTGCCGCAGACATTCCGCGCGCGATTGAACCATTCTGGTTGGCCATGGGAGCAAATGTGGATTTGATTCCTGCCATGACTCAAGCCGAGTTTGGTAAGGCTATGCCGGGACTTAAGCAAAGTGTTGAGAAATACGGAAAATCAATGACGACTTAA
- a CDS encoding FKBP-type peptidyl-prolyl cis-trans isomerase, which yields MNKLVLGGLVVAAMAFTTACQKKVKLDTDMKKASYAIGQQIGGNLKQQNIDFDADALAQALKDAGAGKNEMSKEDMQAAMMKLQEMAMKKQQEAAESNAKAGKDFLEKNKSAAGVKTTASGLQYIVEKEGTGASPKKEDVVKVHYKGTLTNGEQFDSSYDRGQPAEFPVGGVIPGWTEALQLMKVGGKAKLFIPPELAYGPSGRPGIPPNSVLVFDVELIDIVKQDKKAEAKKK from the coding sequence ATGAATAAGTTAGTTCTTGGTGGTCTTGTTGTAGCTGCAATGGCTTTTACAACAGCTTGCCAAAAGAAAGTTAAGCTCGACACTGATATGAAAAAAGCGAGCTACGCTATCGGCCAACAAATCGGTGGCAACTTGAAACAACAAAACATCGATTTCGATGCTGACGCTTTGGCGCAAGCTTTGAAAGATGCAGGCGCAGGTAAAAACGAAATGTCTAAAGAAGACATGCAAGCTGCGATGATGAAACTTCAAGAAATGGCGATGAAAAAACAACAGGAAGCTGCTGAAAGCAATGCTAAAGCTGGTAAAGACTTCTTGGAGAAAAATAAATCTGCTGCTGGAGTTAAAACAACAGCTTCGGGTCTTCAATACATCGTTGAAAAAGAAGGCACTGGCGCTTCTCCTAAAAAAGAAGACGTAGTAAAAGTTCACTACAAAGGAACTTTGACGAACGGTGAACAATTCGATTCATCTTACGATCGTGGTCAACCAGCTGAATTCCCAGTTGGCGGCGTGATCCCAGGTTGGACAGAAGCTCTTCAATTGATGAAAGTGGGCGGCAAAGCTAAACTTTTCATCCCACCTGAGCTTGCTTACGGTCCTTCTGGTCGTCCGGGCATCCCACCAAATTCAGTTCTAGTTTTCGACGTTGAGTTGATCGACATCGTAAAACAAGACAAAAAAGCTGAAGCTAAAAAGAAATAA